A portion of the Streptomyces sp. NBC_00376 genome contains these proteins:
- a CDS encoding 3-hydroxyacyl-CoA dehydrogenase family protein: MARKLAVIGAGLMGSGIAQVSAQAGWDVVLRDVTDEALARGRDGIKASYDKFVSKGKLDAADAEAALARITTTTDLDAVADADVVVEAVFEKLEVKHEIFRALDKIVRDDTVLASNTSAIPITKIAAVTERPERVVGVHFFSPVPMMQLCELVRGYKTSDETLATAREFAESVGKTCIVVNRDVAGFVTTRLISALVVEAAKLYESGVASAEDIDIACKLGFGHAMGPLATADLTGVDILLHATSNIYTESQDEKFAAPELMRRMVDAGDIGRKSGQGFYTY, from the coding sequence GTGGCCAGGAAGCTTGCCGTCATCGGAGCCGGACTCATGGGGTCCGGCATCGCGCAGGTCTCCGCCCAGGCGGGCTGGGACGTGGTGCTGCGCGATGTCACCGACGAGGCCCTGGCCCGTGGACGTGACGGCATCAAGGCGTCGTACGACAAGTTCGTCTCCAAGGGCAAGCTGGACGCCGCCGACGCCGAGGCCGCGCTCGCCCGCATCACGACCACCACCGACCTCGACGCGGTCGCCGACGCGGATGTCGTCGTCGAGGCCGTCTTCGAGAAGCTGGAGGTCAAGCACGAGATCTTCCGGGCGCTCGACAAGATCGTCCGGGACGACACGGTGCTCGCCTCCAACACCTCCGCCATCCCGATCACCAAGATCGCGGCCGTGACGGAGCGCCCCGAGCGCGTCGTCGGTGTGCACTTCTTCTCGCCGGTCCCGATGATGCAGCTCTGCGAACTCGTACGGGGCTACAAGACCAGCGACGAAACCCTCGCCACCGCGCGGGAGTTCGCCGAGTCCGTCGGCAAGACCTGCATCGTCGTCAACCGCGACGTCGCCGGCTTCGTCACGACCCGGCTGATCTCGGCGCTCGTCGTCGAGGCCGCCAAGCTGTACGAGTCGGGCGTCGCCTCGGCCGAGGACATCGACATCGCCTGCAAGCTGGGCTTCGGCCACGCCATGGGCCCGCTCGCCACGGCGGACCTGACCGGCGTCGACATCCTGCTGCACGCCACGAGCAACATCTACACCGAGTCGCAGGACGAGAAGTTCGCCGCGCCGGAGCTGATGCGCCGGATGGTGGATGCAGGTGACATCGGCCGCAAGAGCGGGCAGGGCTTCTACACGTACTG
- a CDS encoding cob(I)yrinic acid a,c-diamide adenosyltransferase: protein MVNLTRIYTRTGDQGTTALGDMSRTAKTDLRISAYADANEANAVIGTAIALGQLPEDVVKVLVRVQNDLFDVGADLSTPVVEDPALLKKMVPPLRVEQSYVDKLEADCDHFLEQLEKLRSFILPGGTPGAALLHQACTVVRRAERSTWAALEVHGEVMNALTATYLNRLSDLLFILARTANKEVGDVLWVPGGER, encoded by the coding sequence ATGGTCAATCTGACACGTATCTACACGCGCACCGGCGACCAGGGCACCACCGCCCTCGGCGACATGAGCCGGACCGCCAAGACCGATCTGCGGATCTCCGCGTACGCCGACGCCAATGAGGCCAATGCCGTCATCGGTACCGCGATCGCGCTCGGGCAGCTCCCCGAGGACGTCGTGAAGGTCCTCGTCCGTGTGCAGAACGACCTGTTCGACGTGGGCGCGGACCTGTCGACCCCGGTCGTCGAGGACCCGGCGCTTCTAAAGAAAATGGTCCCGCCGCTGCGGGTGGAGCAGAGTTACGTCGACAAGCTGGAGGCGGACTGCGACCACTTCCTAGAGCAGCTGGAGAAGCTGCGCAGCTTCATCCTGCCGGGCGGCACCCCCGGGGCGGCGCTGCTGCACCAGGCGTGCACGGTGGTCCGGCGCGCGGAGCGGTCCACCTGGGCGGCGCTGGAGGTGCACGGCGAGGTGATGAACGCGCTGACCGCGACGTATCTCAACCGGCTCTCCGACCTGCTGTTCATCCTCGCCAGGACGGCGAACAAGGAGGTCGGCGACGTGCTGTGGGTGCCGGGCGGCGAGCGGTAG
- a CDS encoding sensor histidine kinase has product MLSLPRPHRHDVLLAVIGLFGGLVLWTLGLNIQGDRTFVAPWVSLLPLAVVSALELVRRTAPQTALVIGTLALVADQFTVGNLATVLMFTDLMYAAVLYGKPSAARRIPVTTFLITIAVTIGFLAWFRDAQALLIGVVTAMVSFLPAITGVSVRNHRDAAETARLHAEQTALLAEMDRAQAVTAERTRMARELHDMVANHLSAIAIHSTAALSIDDPATSRDALGVIRENSVDGLAEMRRLIGLLRTGGGTLEPSASPTLASLDALLEQTRTNAASSGLTCTFEDERGEGGALPTPVELAAYRIVQESLTNALKHAAPGPVTVRLGQSGQLLTVEVSSVFGDRPGPRAPGSGAGLVGMRERVALLGGAIEAGPSTTGDGTKIWRVRAELPVEEGASRT; this is encoded by the coding sequence GTGCTCTCGCTTCCCCGGCCGCACCGCCACGACGTGCTCCTGGCGGTCATCGGCCTCTTCGGCGGCCTCGTCCTGTGGACGCTCGGCCTGAACATCCAGGGCGACCGGACCTTCGTCGCCCCGTGGGTGTCCCTGCTGCCGCTCGCCGTCGTGTCGGCGCTCGAACTGGTCCGCCGGACCGCCCCGCAGACCGCCCTGGTCATCGGCACGCTCGCACTGGTCGCGGATCAGTTCACGGTCGGGAACCTGGCGACGGTGCTGATGTTCACGGACCTGATGTACGCGGCCGTGCTGTACGGGAAGCCGTCCGCCGCCCGCCGCATCCCGGTGACCACGTTCCTGATCACGATCGCGGTCACCATCGGGTTCCTGGCCTGGTTCCGCGACGCCCAGGCACTGCTCATCGGCGTCGTCACCGCCATGGTCTCGTTCCTGCCCGCCATCACCGGGGTCAGCGTCCGCAACCACCGCGACGCCGCCGAGACGGCCCGGCTGCACGCCGAACAGACCGCGCTGCTGGCCGAGATGGACCGGGCCCAGGCGGTGACCGCCGAGCGCACCCGAATGGCCCGCGAACTCCACGACATGGTGGCCAACCACCTGTCCGCGATCGCCATCCACTCCACCGCCGCGCTCTCCATCGACGACCCGGCCACCTCCCGCGACGCGCTGGGGGTGATCCGGGAGAACAGCGTCGACGGGCTCGCCGAGATGCGGAGGCTGATCGGGCTGCTGCGTACCGGCGGCGGCACCCTGGAACCGTCCGCCTCGCCCACCCTCGCCTCGCTGGACGCCCTGCTGGAGCAGACCCGTACGAACGCCGCGTCGAGCGGCCTGACCTGTACGTTCGAGGACGAGCGGGGCGAGGGCGGCGCTCTGCCCACGCCGGTCGAGCTGGCCGCGTACCGGATCGTCCAGGAGTCCCTGACGAACGCGCTCAAGCATGCCGCGCCCGGCCCGGTCACGGTGCGGCTCGGGCAGTCCGGGCAGCTGCTCACGGTGGAGGTCAGCAGTGTGTTCGGGGACCGTCCCGGGCCGCGCGCACCCGGCTCGGGGGCCGGTCTGGTGGGGATGCGGGAGCGGGTGGCGCTGCTGGGCGGCGCGATCGAGGCCGGTCCGTCAACCACCGGCGACGGTACGAAGATCTGGCGGGTACGGGCCGAACTGCCCGTGGAGGAAGGGGCGTCGAGGACATGA
- a CDS encoding response regulator yields MTIRVVVAEDQSAVRAGLVLILRSAPDIEVVGEAGDGEEAVRLARELRPDLVLMDIQMPRLDGVSATGQVVAERLADVLVLTTFDLDEYVFGALRAGAAGFLLKNTDARDLLDAVRTVARGEGLIAPAVTRRLIAEFAGASPVRPANAPDPAVLDALTRREREVLGCLGEGLSNAEIAVRLSVAEATVKTHVSRLLGKLELRSRVQAAVLAQELGV; encoded by the coding sequence ATGACGATCCGGGTTGTGGTCGCCGAGGACCAGTCGGCCGTCCGGGCGGGGCTGGTGCTGATTCTGCGCAGCGCCCCCGACATCGAGGTCGTGGGCGAGGCCGGGGACGGCGAGGAGGCGGTGCGCCTGGCCCGCGAGCTGCGGCCGGACCTGGTGCTGATGGATATTCAGATGCCGCGGCTGGACGGGGTGTCGGCGACCGGGCAGGTGGTGGCCGAACGGCTCGCGGACGTGCTGGTGCTGACCACGTTCGATCTGGACGAGTACGTCTTCGGGGCGCTGCGGGCGGGGGCCGCGGGCTTCCTGCTGAAGAACACCGACGCGCGCGATCTGCTCGACGCCGTACGGACGGTGGCACGCGGCGAGGGGCTGATCGCCCCGGCCGTGACGCGCAGGCTGATCGCCGAGTTCGCCGGGGCTTCTCCCGTACGGCCGGCGAACGCGCCCGACCCCGCGGTGCTGGACGCGCTCACCCGGCGGGAGCGGGAGGTTCTGGGCTGCCTCGGCGAGGGCCTGTCGAACGCCGAGATCGCGGTCCGGCTCTCCGTGGCGGAGGCGACGGTGAAGACCCATGTGAGCAGGCTGCTGGGCAAGCTGGAACTGCGCAGCCGGGTCCAGGCGGCGGTGCTCGCACAGGAATTGGGAGTCTGA
- a CDS encoding glycoside hydrolase family 18 chitinase, with amino-acid sequence MSTETPLRRTRFRLGTGRATRSRAVAGVTALLLPLAAMVGLASPAEAATSATASFVKKSDWGSGFEGQWTVKNTGTTALSSWTIEWDFPSGTAVGSAWDATVTSSGTHWTAKNLGWNGSVAPGASVSFGFNGTGPGAPTGCKLNGASCDGGSVPGDNAPSAPGTPTASAVTDTSAKLSWSAATDDNGIKNYDVLRDGTVVSTVTGTTYTDSGLKAGTDYSYTVRARDTADQTGPVSGAVKVHTTGGGGNPDPGTGGKVNLGYFTDWGVYGRNYHVKNLDTSGSAAKITHINYAFGNVQGGKCTIGDSYADYDMAYTADKSVDGVADTWDQPLRGSFNQLRKLKAKYPHIKVLWSFGGWTWSGGFGEAAKNPAAFADSCYKLVEDPRWADVFDGIDIDWEYPNACGLTCDTSGPAALKGLTTALRSKFGSNNLVTAAITADGSEGGKIDAADYAGAAQSLDWYNVMTYDFFGAWAAKGPTAPHSPLTSYNGIPQAGFNSADAIAKLKAQGVPASKLLLGIGFYGRGWTGVTQDAPGSTATGAAPGTYEAGIEDYKVLKNSCPATGTVAGTAYAHCGTNWWSYDTPATITSKMSWAKSQGLGGAFFWEFSGDTANGELVGAINSGLK; translated from the coding sequence TTGAGCACTGAAACCCCCCTACGCCGGACCCGATTCAGACTCGGGACCGGAAGAGCCACCAGATCCAGAGCAGTCGCCGGTGTCACCGCGCTGCTGCTTCCACTCGCCGCGATGGTCGGCCTGGCCTCCCCCGCCGAGGCCGCCACCTCGGCGACCGCCTCCTTCGTCAAGAAGTCCGACTGGGGCAGCGGCTTCGAGGGCCAGTGGACAGTGAAGAACACCGGCACCACCGCCCTGTCCTCCTGGACCATCGAGTGGGACTTCCCCTCCGGCACCGCGGTCGGCTCCGCCTGGGACGCCACCGTCACCAGCTCCGGAACCCACTGGACCGCGAAGAACCTCGGCTGGAACGGTTCGGTAGCCCCCGGCGCCTCCGTCAGCTTCGGCTTCAACGGCACCGGCCCCGGCGCCCCCACCGGCTGCAAGCTGAACGGCGCCTCCTGCGACGGCGGCAGCGTCCCCGGCGACAACGCCCCCTCGGCACCGGGCACCCCCACCGCGAGCGCCGTCACCGACACCTCGGCCAAGCTGAGCTGGTCCGCCGCGACCGACGACAACGGCATCAAGAACTACGACGTGCTGCGGGACGGCACGGTCGTCTCGACCGTCACCGGCACGACGTACACGGACTCCGGCCTCAAGGCCGGCACCGACTACTCGTACACCGTGCGGGCCCGTGACACCGCCGACCAGACCGGTCCGGTCAGCGGTGCGGTGAAGGTCCACACCACCGGTGGCGGCGGCAACCCCGACCCCGGCACCGGCGGCAAGGTCAACCTCGGTTACTTCACCGACTGGGGCGTCTACGGCCGGAACTACCACGTCAAGAACCTGGACACCTCGGGTTCCGCCGCGAAGATCACGCACATCAACTACGCCTTCGGCAACGTCCAGGGCGGCAAGTGCACGATCGGTGACTCCTACGCCGACTACGACATGGCGTACACCGCCGACAAGTCCGTCGACGGCGTCGCCGACACCTGGGACCAGCCGCTGCGCGGCAGCTTCAACCAGCTGCGCAAGCTCAAGGCGAAGTACCCGCACATCAAGGTGCTGTGGTCCTTCGGCGGCTGGACCTGGTCCGGTGGCTTCGGCGAGGCCGCGAAGAACCCGGCCGCGTTCGCCGACTCCTGCTACAAGCTGGTGGAGGACCCCCGCTGGGCCGATGTCTTCGACGGCATCGACATCGACTGGGAGTACCCCAACGCCTGCGGTCTGACCTGTGACACCAGCGGCCCGGCCGCGCTGAAGGGCCTCACCACCGCGCTGCGCTCGAAGTTCGGCAGCAACAACCTGGTGACGGCCGCCATCACCGCCGACGGATCCGAGGGCGGCAAGATCGACGCCGCCGACTACGCCGGCGCCGCCCAGTCCCTGGACTGGTACAACGTGATGACGTACGACTTCTTCGGCGCCTGGGCGGCCAAGGGCCCGACCGCCCCGCACTCCCCGCTCACCTCGTACAACGGCATCCCGCAGGCCGGCTTCAACTCCGCCGACGCCATCGCCAAGCTGAAGGCCCAGGGCGTCCCCGCGTCCAAGCTGCTCCTCGGCATCGGCTTCTACGGCCGCGGCTGGACCGGCGTCACCCAGGACGCACCCGGCTCCACCGCCACCGGCGCCGCACCCGGCACCTACGAGGCGGGCATCGAGGACTACAAGGTCCTCAAGAACAGCTGCCCGGCCACCGGCACCGTCGCCGGCACCGCGTACGCCCACTGCGGCACCAACTGGTGGAGCTACGACACCCCGGCCACCATCACGTCCAAGATGAGCTGGGCGAAGAGCCAGGGCCTGGGAGGCGCGTTCTTCTGGGAGTTCAGCGGCGACACCGCCAACGGTGAACTCGTCGGCGCCATCAACAGCGGTCTGAAGTAG
- a CDS encoding DUF2550 domain-containing protein, with product MFLALWVGGLLVALVLIGLFFFGLRRRLIQRSGGTFDCSLRWNVSEEPDLSGKGWVYGVARYSEDRINWFRVFSYAPRPRRVLERSAIEVVARRLPEGEEELALLSDAVVLGCLHGETRLELAMSDDALTGFLAWLEAAPPGQRVNVA from the coding sequence ATGTTCCTCGCGCTGTGGGTGGGCGGGCTGCTCGTCGCACTGGTCCTGATCGGACTCTTCTTCTTCGGTCTGCGCCGGCGGCTGATTCAGCGCTCCGGCGGGACCTTCGACTGCAGCCTGCGATGGAACGTGTCCGAGGAGCCCGATCTCTCGGGCAAGGGCTGGGTCTACGGGGTCGCCCGGTACAGCGAGGACCGGATCAACTGGTTCCGCGTCTTCTCCTACGCTCCTCGACCCCGCCGGGTCCTGGAGCGTTCCGCGATCGAGGTGGTTGCCCGGCGGCTGCCCGAGGGCGAGGAGGAGCTGGCGCTGCTCTCCGACGCCGTGGTGCTCGGCTGTCTCCACGGGGAGACCCGCCTGGAGCTGGCCATGAGCGACGACGCGCTGACCGGATTCCTCGCCTGGCTGGAGGCGGCTCCGCCCGGCCAGCGGGTCAACGTGGCTTAG
- a CDS encoding F0F1 ATP synthase subunit epsilon: protein MAAELHVELVAADRSVWSGEATLVVARTTSGDIGVMPGHQPLLGVLESGPVTIRTSDGRTVVAAVHGGFISFADDKLSLLAEIAELADEIDVQRAERALERAKSDTDAASERRAEVRLRAVAVR from the coding sequence TTGGCTGCTGAGCTGCACGTCGAGCTGGTCGCCGCGGACCGCAGTGTCTGGTCCGGCGAGGCCACCCTGGTCGTCGCGCGCACCACGTCCGGCGACATCGGCGTCATGCCCGGTCACCAGCCGCTTCTGGGTGTGCTGGAATCGGGCCCGGTGACGATCCGTACGAGCGACGGCCGGACCGTGGTCGCCGCTGTGCACGGCGGTTTCATCTCGTTCGCGGACGACAAGCTCTCGCTGCTCGCCGAGATCGCGGAGCTGGCGGACGAGATCGATGTCCAGCGCGCCGAGCGTGCGCTGGAGCGCGCGAAGTCGGACACGGACGCTGCCTCCGAGCGGCGCGCCGAAGTCCGACTGCGTGCGGTGGCGGTGCGCTAG
- the atpD gene encoding F0F1 ATP synthase subunit beta, whose amino-acid sequence MTTTVETAVATGRVARVIGPVVDVEFPVDAMPEIYNALTVEVADPAEDGKLKTLTLEVAQHLGDGVVRAISMQPTDGLVRQAAVTDTGTGITVPVGDITKGKVFNTLGEILNKPEANAEVTERWPIHRKAPNFDQLESKTEMFETGVKVIDLLTPYVKGGKIGLFGGAGVGKTVLIQEMIYRVANNHDGVSVFAGVGERTREGNDLIEEMADSGVIDKTALVFGQMDEPPGTRLRVALAGLTMAEYFRDVQKQDVLFFIDNIFRYTQAGSEVSTLLGRMPSAVGYQPNLADEMGLLQERITSTRGHSITSMQAIYVPADDLTDPAPATTFAHLDATTVLSRPISEKGIYPAVDPLDSTSRILDPRYIAEDHYAAAMRVKGILQKYKDLQDIIAILGIDELGEEDKLVVHRARRVERFLSQNTHVAKQFTGVEGSDVPLDESIAAFNAICDGEYDHFPEQAFFMCGGIEDLKANAKELGVS is encoded by the coding sequence ATGACGACCACAGTTGAGACGGCCGTTGCCACGGGCCGCGTCGCCCGGGTCATCGGCCCGGTCGTCGACGTGGAGTTCCCCGTCGACGCGATGCCGGAGATCTACAACGCGCTGACCGTCGAGGTGGCCGACCCGGCCGAGGACGGCAAGCTCAAGACGCTGACCCTCGAGGTCGCCCAGCACCTGGGCGACGGCGTGGTCCGCGCGATCTCGATGCAGCCCACCGACGGTCTGGTCCGCCAGGCCGCGGTGACCGACACGGGCACCGGCATCACGGTCCCCGTCGGCGACATCACCAAGGGCAAGGTGTTCAACACCCTCGGTGAGATCCTGAACAAGCCCGAGGCGAACGCCGAGGTCACCGAGCGCTGGCCGATCCACCGCAAGGCGCCCAACTTCGACCAGCTCGAGTCCAAGACCGAGATGTTCGAGACCGGCGTCAAGGTCATCGACCTGCTCACCCCGTACGTCAAGGGTGGAAAGATCGGTCTGTTCGGTGGTGCCGGTGTCGGCAAGACCGTTCTGATCCAGGAAATGATCTACCGCGTGGCCAACAACCACGACGGTGTGTCGGTGTTCGCCGGTGTCGGTGAGCGCACCCGTGAGGGCAACGACCTCATCGAGGAAATGGCCGACTCGGGCGTCATCGACAAGACGGCGCTTGTCTTCGGTCAGATGGACGAGCCGCCGGGCACGCGTCTCCGCGTCGCGCTGGCCGGTCTGACCATGGCGGAGTACTTCCGCGATGTGCAGAAGCAGGACGTGCTCTTCTTCATCGACAACATCTTCCGGTACACCCAGGCCGGCTCCGAGGTGTCCACCCTGCTCGGCCGTATGCCGTCCGCGGTGGGTTACCAGCCGAACCTGGCCGACGAGATGGGTCTGCTGCAGGAGCGCATCACGTCGACCCGTGGTCACTCGATCACCTCGATGCAGGCGATCTACGTCCCCGCGGACGACCTGACCGACCCGGCCCCGGCCACCACGTTCGCCCACCTCGACGCGACGACGGTTCTCTCCCGTCCGATCTCCGAGAAGGGCATCTACCCGGCCGTGGACCCGCTGGACTCCACGTCCCGCATCCTGGACCCCCGCTACATCGCGGAGGACCACTACGCGGCGGCCATGCGTGTCAAGGGGATCCTCCAGAAGTACAAGGACCTCCAGGACATCATCGCGATCCTCGGTATCGACGAGCTGGGCGAGGAGGACAAGCTCGTTGTCCACCGTGCCCGTCGTGTCGAGCGCTTCCTGTCGCAGAACACCCACGTCGCCAAGCAGTTCACCGGCGTGGAAGGTTCGGACGTGCCGCTCGACGAGTCGATCGCCGCGTTCAACGCGATCTGCGACGGCGAGTACGACCACTTCCCCGAGCAGGCGTTCTTCATGTGCGGTGGCATCGAGGATCTGAAGGCCAACGCCAAGGAGCTCGGCGTCTCCTGA
- a CDS encoding F0F1 ATP synthase subunit gamma, which translates to MGAQLRVYKRRIRSVTATKKITKAMEMIAASRIVKAQRQVAASTPYATELTRAVTAVATGSTTKHPLTTEAETPARAAILLITSDRGLAGGYSSNAIKAAERLTERLRGEGKEVVTYVIGRKGVAYYGFRERKLADSWTGFTDSPTYADAKRAAAPLIEAVTQETAEGGVDELHIVFTEFVSMMTQNPVDDRMLPLSLDATKDDAGKGEILPLFDFEPSAEDVLDALLPRYVESRIYNALLQAAASEHAARRRAMKSATDNAGELIKTLSRLANAARQAEITQEISEIVGGASALADATAGSDK; encoded by the coding sequence ATGGGCGCTCAGCTTCGCGTTTACAAGCGCCGCATCCGCTCCGTCACCGCCACGAAGAAGATCACCAAGGCGATGGAGATGATCGCCGCCTCGCGCATCGTCAAGGCGCAGCGCCAGGTGGCGGCGTCGACGCCGTACGCGACCGAGCTCACCCGTGCGGTGACCGCGGTGGCGACCGGCTCCACCACCAAGCACCCGCTGACCACCGAGGCCGAGACCCCGGCACGGGCCGCGATCCTGCTCATCACGAGCGACCGCGGTCTGGCCGGCGGTTACTCCTCCAACGCCATCAAGGCCGCGGAGCGACTGACCGAGCGGCTCCGGGGCGAGGGCAAGGAGGTCGTCACCTATGTGATCGGCCGCAAGGGTGTCGCCTACTACGGCTTCCGTGAGCGCAAGCTCGCGGACTCGTGGACCGGCTTCACCGACAGCCCGACGTACGCGGATGCGAAGCGGGCTGCGGCCCCGCTGATCGAGGCGGTCACCCAGGAGACCGCCGAGGGCGGCGTGGACGAGCTGCACATCGTCTTCACGGAGTTCGTGTCGATGATGACGCAGAACCCGGTCGACGACCGGATGCTGCCGCTCAGCCTCGATGCCACGAAGGACGACGCCGGCAAGGGAGAGATCCTGCCGCTGTTCGACTTCGAGCCGTCGGCGGAGGACGTCCTCGACGCCCTGCTTCCGCGGTACGTCGAGAGCCGGATCTACAACGCGCTGCTGCAGGCCGCTGCTTCCGAGCACGCCGCCCGCCGCCGCGCGATGAAGTCGGCCACCGACAACGCCGGTGAGCTCATCAAGACGCTCTCCAGGCTTGCCAACGCGGCCCGCCAGGCCGAAATCACCCAGGAAATCAGCGAGATCGTCGGTGGTGCCAGTGCGCTGGCCGACGCGACCGCGGGGAGTGACAAGTAA
- the atpA gene encoding F0F1 ATP synthase subunit alpha codes for MAELTIRPEEIRDALENFVQSYKPDAASREEVGTVSVAGDGIAKVEGLPSAMANELLKFEDGTLGLALNLEEREIGAIVLGEFSGIEEGQPVQRTGEVLSVGVGEGYLGRVVDPLGNPIDGLGEIATDSRRALELQAPGVMVRKSVHEPMQTGYKAVDAMVPIGRGQRQLIIGDRQTGKTALAVDTIINQRDNWRSGDVNKQVRCIYVAIGQKGSTIASVRGALEEAGALEYTTIVAAPASDPAGFKYLAPYTGSAIGQHWMYQGKHVLIIFDDLSKQADAYRAVSLLLRRPPGREAYPGDVFYLHSRLLERCAKLSDDMGAGSMTGLPIVETKANDVSAFIPTNVISITDGQCFLESDLFNAGQRPALNVGISVSRVGGSAQHKAMRQVSGRLRVDLAQYRELEAFAAFGSDLDAASKASLERGKRMVELLKQPQYSPYPVEEQVVSIWAGTTGKMDDVPVEDIRRFESELLEYLRRERKDLLTSIAEGAKMSDDTLQSVADAVAAFKQQFETSDGKLLGEG; via the coding sequence ATGGCGGAGCTCACGATCCGGCCGGAGGAGATCCGGGACGCGCTGGAGAACTTTGTCCAGTCGTACAAGCCGGACGCGGCCTCGCGCGAGGAGGTCGGTACGGTCAGCGTTGCCGGCGACGGCATCGCGAAGGTCGAGGGTCTTCCCTCGGCCATGGCGAACGAGCTGCTGAAGTTCGAGGACGGCACCCTCGGTCTCGCCCTCAACCTCGAGGAGCGCGAGATCGGTGCGATCGTCCTCGGCGAGTTCAGCGGCATCGAAGAGGGCCAGCCGGTGCAGCGCACCGGTGAGGTGCTCTCCGTCGGCGTCGGCGAGGGTTACCTCGGCCGCGTCGTCGACCCGCTCGGCAACCCGATCGACGGTCTCGGCGAGATCGCGACCGACAGCCGCCGCGCCCTCGAGCTGCAGGCCCCTGGCGTCATGGTCCGTAAGTCGGTGCACGAGCCGATGCAGACCGGCTACAAGGCCGTCGACGCCATGGTGCCGATCGGCCGCGGCCAGCGTCAGCTGATCATTGGTGACCGTCAGACGGGTAAGACCGCTCTGGCCGTCGACACGATCATCAACCAGCGCGACAACTGGCGCTCGGGCGACGTGAACAAGCAGGTGCGCTGCATCTACGTCGCCATCGGTCAGAAGGGCTCCACCATCGCCTCCGTGCGCGGTGCCCTCGAAGAGGCCGGCGCGCTCGAGTACACGACCATCGTCGCCGCCCCGGCGTCCGACCCGGCCGGCTTCAAGTACCTTGCGCCGTACACCGGTTCGGCCATCGGTCAGCACTGGATGTACCAGGGCAAGCACGTCCTGATCATCTTCGACGACCTCTCGAAGCAGGCCGACGCCTACCGCGCCGTGTCGCTTCTGCTGCGCCGTCCGCCGGGCCGTGAGGCCTACCCGGGCGACGTCTTCTACCTCCACTCGCGTCTGCTGGAGCGCTGCGCGAAGCTCTCCGACGACATGGGTGCCGGTTCGATGACGGGCCTCCCGATCGTCGAGACCAAGGCGAACGACGTGTCGGCGTTCATCCCGACCAACGTCATCTCCATCACCGACGGCCAGTGCTTCCTGGAGTCCGACCTGTTCAACGCCGGCCAGCGTCCGGCCCTGAACGTCGGTATCTCGGTCTCCCGCGTCGGTGGCTCCGCCCAGCACAAGGCGATGCGCCAGGTCTCCGGCCGTCTCCGCGTGGACCTCGCCCAGTACCGCGAGCTGGAGGCGTTCGCCGCCTTCGGTTCCGACCTGGACGCGGCCTCGAAGGCGTCGCTGGAGCGCGGTAAGCGCATGGTCGAGCTGCTGAAGCAGCCGCAGTACTCCCCGTACCCGGTCGAGGAGCAGGTCGTCTCCATCTGGGCCGGCACCACCGGCAAGATGGACGACGTCCCGGTCGAGGACATCCGTCGCTTCGAGAGCGAGCTGCTGGAGTACCTGCGCCGTGAGCGCAAGGACCTCCTGACCAGCATCGCCGAGGGCGCCAAGATGTCGGACGACACGCTGCAGTCGGTCGCCGACGCCGTCGCCGCCTTCAAGCAGCAGTTCGAGACCTCGGACGGCAAGCTCCTGGGCGAGGGCTGA